The stretch of DNA ATGCCCTGTTGATGTTCTCCTCCTCTATGAAATCGAAGATGCCATTGAGGTCACAGAAGTTCTGCCTTGTGAGGGTCAGGCGCAGTCCCACCTTCTGCCCGATATTCACGCAGTTCCTGAAGCCCCTGACCGCCTTCGAAAATGCACCTTCAACGCCACGGAATCTGTCATTTGCCATTTCTATCCCATCGAGCGATATACCGACGTAGATGAAACCCGAATCTTTCAGCTTTTCGGCCACCCTCTCATCGATCAGCGTCCCGTTCGTTGACAGGACAGGCCTTATCCCGCTGCTTCTGGCATATTTCACTAGATCGAAAAGATCTTTTCTCATCAGCGGTTCTCCACCTGAGAAGAGCAATGCCGGGATTGAGAACTGTGCCAGATCATCGATGAGGGCTCTTGCCTCCTCTGTGTTAAGTTCGCCGCTATAGCTGATGTTCTCTGAGTCTGTATAGCAGTGGATGCACCTGAGATTGCATCTCCGCGTGATGTTCCAGACGACTACCGGTTTTCTCTTCCCTGCCGATTCCGGAAGTGTGTGAGAATCTGCCAGCCTCTTCGCCGCTTCCTCACTGTCTCCGTATCTCAGAACATCCCCGCCCGCGGATTCACCACAGTAGAGCTTCGTTATTCCAATCATGCTTCCTGCCTTTTCATAAAAATTCGATCTATTGAAATGGAGAATATATTATAGAGGCTAATCTTGAAAACGCACACCTGACGGGAAGTAAAAAGGGGATATGCTCAAAGCATACCCCCTGTAAAATGAGCTACATCCGTAAAATGACTGTTAACTGCCCAGTGATTACTTCTGCTTCACGGCATGCATGGCTTTCGGCTTCATCTCTTCATAGTTGAAGCCTTTGAAGGTCGGGCTCTTTGCGTTATGACAACCTTCACAAGCTGCTTTATCTGGTATTATCAATCCCGCTGCTTTCGCTTTGGCTGGATCCTTCATGACGGCAGGCGACTTGTAATCGCTGCCAGGACCATGGCAAGCCTCGCACTGGACACCACCCAGCACCGCCTCCGTCTTTCCATGCCCTGTGCTATGGCAGGCAAGACACTTTGGATCTTTCTGCTCCTCGGGCTTCAGGGCCTCCATTGCCTTGGCATGCTTCAGCTGGGCCCATGATTCGAATTCTGTCTTGTGGCAGATCTTGCACTTCTCCGCTCCGACATAGGTAGGTGCTGAAATCACCGGGGCGATAAAGAATACACTCAAAATCGCAAACAGGACTGACAATTTTTTCATTATTTGATTCTCCTTTTTATGTGTTCTTTTTCACATAATTTTAAAAATTATAGCACTTCTTCGCCATTTGGCAATTTATTTTGCATGCTGCGTAGATGCCGATGCCAGCATGTACTCCATGGCTTCATCATCCCTTGATGACGCCCATTGGGATTAGCTTGGCAACCTTTCTGGAGATTCCCGCTCCGTGGACGGCATCCACGACATCCGAAACGTCCTTGTAGGCTTCAGGAATCTCCTCCATCAGAGTCGATCTTTCTACGGAAAGTACATGGATCCCTTTGCTCTCCAGCTCGCGCAGGATAGATTTCTGCGCAGCGACTTTCTTGGCTTGAGTACGGCTCAAGACCCTGCCGGCTCCATGACAGGTGCTCCCGAACGTCTCTTCTAATGCTCTTTGCGTTCCAAGGAGGACATAGCTGCATCGCCCCATGTCACCCGGTATCAGGACGGGCTGTCCGACGTGGCGATAGCTCAGCGGTACTGAGAGATGCCCCGGCGGAAAGGCTCGTGTCGCTCCTTTCCTGTGAACGCAGACTTTCTTCTCCTTCCCTTCGAGGATGTGAGTCTCGATCTTCGCGATGTTGTGGCATACATCGTACACCGTCGAGAGCCCATACTTCTCGGCACTTTTCCCCAGCACTCGCTCAAACGTCTCCTTCACCCAGTAGGAGATGATCTGCCTGTTGGCGAAAGCATAGTTGGCGGCACAGATCATGGCCGCCAGATATCTCTTCCCTTCATCCGAC from Acidobacteriota bacterium encodes:
- a CDS encoding radical SAM protein, giving the protein MIGITKLYCGESAGGDVLRYGDSEEAAKRLADSHTLPESAGKRKPVVVWNITRRCNLRCIHCYTDSENISYSGELNTEEARALIDDLAQFSIPALLFSGGEPLMRKDLFDLVKYARSSGIRPVLSTNGTLIDERVAEKLKDSGFIYVGISLDGIEMANDRFRGVEGAFSKAVRGFRNCVNIGQKVGLRLTLTRQNFCDLNGIFDFIEEENINRACFYHLVYSGRGTSMLEDDLTHGQSREAMDIIIERTADFCRRGLNREILTVDNHCDGVYLYFKLREEDPERAEKVMKLLKWNGGGTYSSGVGIGCIDFLGNVHPDQFWMSYTLGNVRDRKFSEIWMDVGDPLMAGLKNRKGILKGRCGKCIWKDACGGSMRARAYAIYKDPWMEDPACYLTDEEIGIK
- a CDS encoding cytochrome c family protein → MKKLSVLFAILSVFFIAPVISAPTYVGAEKCKICHKTEFESWAQLKHAKAMEALKPEEQKDPKCLACHSTGHGKTEAVLGGVQCEACHGPGSDYKSPAVMKDPAKAKAAGLIIPDKAACEGCHNAKSPTFKGFNYEEMKPKAMHAVKQK